A genome region from Procambarus clarkii isolate CNS0578487 chromosome 78, FALCON_Pclarkii_2.0, whole genome shotgun sequence includes the following:
- the LOC123746022 gene encoding equilibrative nucleoside transporter 1 isoform X3 has protein sequence MVSKGGVVYACFLLLGLGTLLPWNFFITAQTYWDFKFRNTSLGNETAIEQTELQRLYTPMQVCFSQIPNFVFLFINALFSHKIPQRLRLLVSLTLMIILFSLTTILTQINTDDWQWGFFILTIIIIIIINSSGAIFQGGLFGVAGMFPEKYITAVVAGQALGGVFASGARIVSLSVGARDENAAFIYFMIAVGVMILTLAAYLYMSKTEFYKHYTNCQEPEKEKSGPPAGRSISEQIETFKEIWPVGLSVSGVFAVTLGAFPALCVKIISHSDDEMWAKVYFQPVVTFLLFNVGDYVGRQGAGFLMWPQRGSKILYVMVFLRIVFIPLFLLCNHNPSSIIPTVFGHDAWYVVFMLLFSLSNGYCSSLCMMYGPKMVSEDKAEVASSMMAAMLGLGLLTGGLSSFAFALIG, from the exons ATGGTATCTAA AGGTGGCGTGGTGTATGCCTGTTTCTTGCTCCTGGGCCTGGGAACTCTGCTACCATGGAATTTCTTCATCACTGCTCAGACG TACTGGGATTTCAAGTTTCGGAATACATCACTCGGTAATGAGACAGCTATTGAGCAGACTGAATTGCAAAGGTTATACACGCCTATGCAGGTCTGCTTTTCCCAGATACCCAACTTTGTATTCCTCTTCATCAATGCTCTCTTCAGCCACAA GATTCCTCAGCGACTCAGACTTCTGGTGTCGCTCACTCTGATGATAATACTCTTCTCCCTGACCACGATACTTACACAGATCAACACAGATGATTGGCAATGGGGCTTCTTTATAttaactatcatcatcatcattattattaaca GTTCAGGAGCTATCTTCCAAGGAGGCTTATTTGGTGTTGCGGGAATGTTTCCTGAGAAGTACATTACTGCTGTAGTGGCCGGACAAGCTCTGGGTGGTGTGTTTGCCTCAGGGGCACGCATTGTCTCCCTCTCTGTTGGAGCAAGGGATGAAAATGCTGCTTTTATATACTTCATGATTGCTGTTGGAGTAATGATTCTCACACTAGCTGCCTACCTTTATATGTCAAAAACA GAGTTCTACAAGCACTACACTAACTGTCAAGAACctgagaaagagaagagtggaccTCCTGCTGGAAGGTCAATATCTGAGCAAATTGAGACCTTCAAGGAGATATGGCCAGTGGGATTGTCAGTATCTGGTGTTTTTGCTGTAACCCTCGGAGCATTCCCAGCCTTGTGCGTCAAGATCATTTCCCACTCAGATGACGAAATGTGGGCAA AGGTGTACTTCCAGCCTGTGGTTACCTTTCTATTGTTTAACGTAGGGGACTATGTTGGACGTCAAGGTGCTGGTTTTCTAATGTGG CCTCAACGTGGATCAAAGATTCTATACGTTATGGTTTTTCTGCGCATAGTCTTCATTCCTCTGTTCCTGCTGTGTAACCACAACCCCAGCTCGATCATTCCCACTGTGTTCGGACACGATGCTTGGTATGTGGTCTTCATGCTCCTCTTCTCCCTCTCCAATGGCTACTGTTCATCCCTCTGCATGATGTATGGCCCAAA gatGGTGTCTGAAGACAAGGCTGAAGTAGCAAGTAGTATGATGGCTGCCATGCTGGGCTTAGGGCTACTGACAGGAGGCCTTTCGTCATTTGCCTTTGCACTTATTGGCTAA
- the LOC123746022 gene encoding equilibrative nucleoside transporter 1 isoform X2 has protein sequence MVVTAAVGEGDEGAGGEGSPLDPTDLNKPKSPVDVVVKVSHKQGGVVYACFLLLGLGTLLPWNFFITAQTYWDFKFRNTSLGNETAIEQTELQRLYTPMQVCFSQIPNFVFLFINALFSHKIPQRLRLLVSLTLMIILFSLTTILTQINTDDWQWGFFILTIIIIIIINSSGAIFQGGLFGVAGMFPEKYITAVVAGQALGGVFASGARIVSLSVGARDENAAFIYFMIAVGVMILTLAAYLYMSKTEFYKHYTNCQEPEKEKSGPPAGRSISEQIETFKEIWPVGLSVSGVFAVTLGAFPALCVKIISHSDDEMWAKVYFQPVVTFLLFNVGDYVGRQGAGFLMWPQRGSKILYVMVFLRIVFIPLFLLCNHNPSSIIPTVFGHDAWYVVFMLLFSLSNGYCSSLCMMYGPKMVSEDKAEVASSMMAAMLGLGLLTGGLSSFAFALIG, from the exons AGGTGGCGTGGTGTATGCCTGTTTCTTGCTCCTGGGCCTGGGAACTCTGCTACCATGGAATTTCTTCATCACTGCTCAGACG TACTGGGATTTCAAGTTTCGGAATACATCACTCGGTAATGAGACAGCTATTGAGCAGACTGAATTGCAAAGGTTATACACGCCTATGCAGGTCTGCTTTTCCCAGATACCCAACTTTGTATTCCTCTTCATCAATGCTCTCTTCAGCCACAA GATTCCTCAGCGACTCAGACTTCTGGTGTCGCTCACTCTGATGATAATACTCTTCTCCCTGACCACGATACTTACACAGATCAACACAGATGATTGGCAATGGGGCTTCTTTATAttaactatcatcatcatcattattattaaca GTTCAGGAGCTATCTTCCAAGGAGGCTTATTTGGTGTTGCGGGAATGTTTCCTGAGAAGTACATTACTGCTGTAGTGGCCGGACAAGCTCTGGGTGGTGTGTTTGCCTCAGGGGCACGCATTGTCTCCCTCTCTGTTGGAGCAAGGGATGAAAATGCTGCTTTTATATACTTCATGATTGCTGTTGGAGTAATGATTCTCACACTAGCTGCCTACCTTTATATGTCAAAAACA GAGTTCTACAAGCACTACACTAACTGTCAAGAACctgagaaagagaagagtggaccTCCTGCTGGAAGGTCAATATCTGAGCAAATTGAGACCTTCAAGGAGATATGGCCAGTGGGATTGTCAGTATCTGGTGTTTTTGCTGTAACCCTCGGAGCATTCCCAGCCTTGTGCGTCAAGATCATTTCCCACTCAGATGACGAAATGTGGGCAA AGGTGTACTTCCAGCCTGTGGTTACCTTTCTATTGTTTAACGTAGGGGACTATGTTGGACGTCAAGGTGCTGGTTTTCTAATGTGG CCTCAACGTGGATCAAAGATTCTATACGTTATGGTTTTTCTGCGCATAGTCTTCATTCCTCTGTTCCTGCTGTGTAACCACAACCCCAGCTCGATCATTCCCACTGTGTTCGGACACGATGCTTGGTATGTGGTCTTCATGCTCCTCTTCTCCCTCTCCAATGGCTACTGTTCATCCCTCTGCATGATGTATGGCCCAAA gatGGTGTCTGAAGACAAGGCTGAAGTAGCAAGTAGTATGATGGCTGCCATGCTGGGCTTAGGGCTACTGACAGGAGGCCTTTCGTCATTTGCCTTTGCACTTATTGGCTAA